The Lysobacter enzymogenes genome window below encodes:
- a CDS encoding M15 family metallopeptidase: MKTWRSRASAIAVEACALLVLIGCVAAVRSPQAQSGPAPAPAAAAAPLAAVAPTISTAQDAAAAGMVEIRSLVPDIDLEIRYAGSDNFVGRPVAGYLGAGCYLHRSVAEALARVERELRAQGLRLRIYDCYRPVRAVRDFVAWAADPDDQKTKPRYYPGLDKSRLLGDYISPTSGHSRGATLDLTLLERRGGGYEPLDMGTGFDFFDELAHTDSPRASLAQRGHRERLRAAMQREGFENYPLEWWHYTLKPEPTPGVAFDFPVK, from the coding sequence ATGAAGACCTGGCGTTCGCGCGCGTCGGCGATTGCGGTTGAGGCCTGCGCCTTGCTGGTGCTGATCGGCTGCGTCGCCGCGGTGCGCTCGCCGCAGGCGCAGAGCGGGCCGGCGCCTGCGCCGGCCGCCGCGGCCGCGCCGCTGGCGGCGGTCGCGCCGACCATCTCCACCGCCCAGGACGCCGCCGCCGCGGGCATGGTCGAGATCCGTTCGCTCGTGCCCGACATCGATCTGGAGATCCGCTACGCCGGCAGCGACAACTTCGTCGGCCGCCCGGTCGCCGGCTACCTCGGCGCCGGTTGTTACCTGCACCGGAGCGTGGCCGAAGCGCTGGCGCGGGTCGAACGCGAGCTGCGCGCGCAGGGGCTGCGCCTGCGCATCTACGACTGCTACCGCCCGGTGCGCGCGGTGCGCGACTTCGTCGCCTGGGCCGCCGACCCGGACGACCAGAAGACCAAGCCGCGCTACTACCCCGGGCTGGACAAGAGCCGGCTGCTCGGCGACTACATCTCGCCGACCTCGGGCCACAGCCGCGGCGCCACCCTCGACCTGACCTTGCTCGAGCGCCGCGGCGGCGGCTACGAGCCGCTGGACATGGGCACCGGTTTCGATTTCTTCGACGAACTCGCCCACACCGATTCGCCGCGCGCGAGCCTGGCCCAGCGCGGCCACCGCGAGCGCCTGCGCGCGGCGATGCAGCGCGAGGGTTTCGAGAACTATCCGCTGGAGTGGTGGCATTACACGCTCAAGCCGGAGCCGACGCCGGGGGTGGCGTTCGATTTTCCGGTGAAGTGA
- a CDS encoding serine hydrolase domain-containing protein, producing MRCIGSLCAALFFSSLWPAVAAEPADAGLERIVEQVQARYRLPGFAVAVVENGQVVYSKTQGELLAGSGRTVGPDSLFKIASNTKSMTTALLARLVDAGKLRWDDPVTKYLPNFRMHEDWVTREIQVRDLLIHNSGLRAGAGDLMLWPEPNRFTRSDVIHGLRYLKPVHSFRSRYDYDNLLYIVAGEVAAAAGGAAYEDLLRREVFAPLGMDGCRIGGFARSEAAPLAQPHARRDGRYVPVREDGDTVAATPMDPAGGVRCGLNDMTRWLRAWLDPAAPARDGQPWLSAQQRGELWRAQMPMTPSRRQREWSGTHFAAYGYGWRLSDFDGEFKVSHTGTLMGMYSLTTLLPERKAGFVVLINGDAGDARSVFDQMLTQRYTQPRSERGVAWYADAIEREAAAPAASRAPDTSARRPLKPDELRGRLGVYRDPWFGEVGLCARGGEVEFASRKSPLMTGKIVRVGPRLLVDWDAEEVDAEAWIDFAAAAEPAAFSMSKLDPDADFSYDYEDLAFARVGDCG from the coding sequence ATGCGCTGCATCGGTTCGCTTTGCGCGGCCCTGTTCTTTTCTTCGTTGTGGCCGGCTGTCGCGGCCGAGCCGGCCGATGCCGGCCTGGAGCGGATCGTCGAGCAAGTGCAGGCGCGTTATCGCCTGCCGGGTTTCGCCGTGGCCGTGGTCGAGAACGGCCAGGTGGTCTATTCGAAGACCCAAGGCGAGTTGCTGGCGGGATCCGGGCGAACGGTTGGCCCGGATTCGTTGTTCAAGATCGCCTCGAACACCAAGTCGATGACCACCGCGCTGCTGGCGCGGCTGGTCGATGCCGGCAAGCTGCGTTGGGACGATCCGGTGACGAAGTACTTGCCGAACTTCCGCATGCACGAGGACTGGGTCACCCGCGAGATCCAGGTCCGCGACCTGCTGATCCACAACTCCGGCCTGCGCGCCGGCGCCGGCGACCTGATGCTGTGGCCCGAGCCGAACCGCTTCACCCGCAGCGACGTGATTCACGGCTTGCGCTACCTCAAGCCGGTGCACAGCTTCCGCTCGCGCTACGACTACGACAACCTGCTGTACATCGTCGCCGGCGAAGTCGCCGCCGCGGCGGGCGGCGCGGCGTACGAAGATTTGCTGCGGCGCGAGGTGTTCGCGCCGCTCGGCATGGACGGCTGCCGCATCGGCGGCTTCGCGCGCAGCGAGGCCGCGCCGCTGGCGCAGCCGCACGCGCGCCGCGACGGGCGCTACGTGCCGGTGCGCGAGGACGGCGACACCGTCGCCGCCACGCCGATGGACCCGGCCGGCGGCGTGCGCTGCGGCCTGAACGACATGACCCGCTGGCTGCGCGCCTGGCTCGACCCGGCCGCGCCGGCGCGCGACGGCCAGCCGTGGCTGTCGGCGCAGCAACGCGGCGAACTGTGGCGCGCGCAGATGCCGATGACGCCGAGCCGGCGCCAGCGCGAGTGGTCGGGCACCCATTTCGCCGCCTACGGCTACGGCTGGCGGCTCAGCGACTTCGACGGCGAGTTCAAGGTCTCGCACACCGGCACGCTGATGGGCATGTACTCGCTGACCACGCTGCTGCCCGAGCGCAAGGCCGGCTTCGTGGTGCTGATCAACGGCGACGCCGGCGATGCGCGCAGCGTGTTCGACCAGATGCTGACCCAGCGCTACACACAGCCGCGCAGCGAGCGCGGCGTGGCTTGGTACGCCGACGCGATCGAGCGCGAGGCGGCCGCGCCGGCCGCCAGCCGCGCGCCCGACACCTCCGCGCGCCGGCCGCTCAAGCCGGACGAGCTGCGCGGGCGCCTGGGCGTCTACCGCGATCCGTGGTTCGGCGAGGTCGGGCTGTGCGCGCGCGGCGGCGAAGTGGAATTCGCCTCGCGAAAGTCGCCGCTGATGACCGGTAAGATCGTCCGGGTCGGGCCGCGCCTGCTGGTCGACTGGGACGCGGAGGAAGTCGACGCCGAGGCCTGGATCGATTTCGCCGCCGCGGCCGAGCCAGCCGCCTTCAGCATGAGCAAGCTCGATCCGGATGCCGATTTCAGCTACGACTATGAAGACCTGGCGTTCGCGCGCGTCGGCGATTGCGGTTGA
- a CDS encoding TonB-dependent receptor, protein MKGKSFRKSGLCAAMGICLASMALPALAANTDGSLSGRVAAGSEVTVRSADTGFTRTVKADAQGNYRFPFLPIGTYELQASKDGQRVGEPLQVVVSLGNEANVNLGGATDLAAVQVIGSRVITPVDVRSTESATNITKAELERVPIARDAQAVALLAPGVIQGQYGGASFGGSSVSENAVYINGLNVTDFYKRVGFSSIPFGFFKEFQVKTGGYSVEFGRTTGGVINAVTQSGGNEFKYGAELVWEPKSLQSGGDNHYDRNGDPFRIASRDKYDRTNLNVHASGPIVKDKLFFYAMYEFRDYRPESTNDSGSTFFKGKADKGFWGTKLDWQINDSHLLEFLAFSDKNETTTDNYQYDFARGTRGTRSNTQYSEVGGTNWALTYTGYLSDNFSMKALYGENKRDRIASSLNDRDCDAVQDRRVAGNPQIGCVSSAQIENGADKREAARLDFEWQLGDHLLRFGLDREVNTSDNESFYPGASRKFYQIYPTVPGTTLENGGVVPAGVNAYVRARQQEVTGTFETINSAYYIEDNWQITPDLMLNGGVRVEAFNNKNGAGKTYIKIDDMIAPRLGFSWDFRGDGRSKVFGNIGRYFLPIVNQINVKQAGAFLDERTFYALQGLEAFQRNGATYYRPILGAQIGPVDNSQGDGTVQDQRSKVDGDIDPVYQDEVILGYQAMFGDTWSWGVRGIYRRLHNAIDDMEITSNGILCNGEPGGIGYVMGNPGKKVKLYTDTNCDGVKDGYVDIDTSRAGWALYDADGNYVGERGWVKPKRTYRALEFMLDRAWDDKWMFNASYTWSKSEGNVEGPSNSDFGFDNTGRTESFDDPFVNLNGDGPLPNDRRHQIKLRGAYALNDNWTVGATLNAQSGRPINAFGLGNPYDPTVYHSFYVCVANCTAEDFAQRTYQLRKRGSGGRTPWTFDLGASLSYQRSLGAADLRVKLAVYNLLNRQRALEVDDSYETGVGVVNEFYGLGTGYQTPRYAQLTVSVDF, encoded by the coding sequence ATGAAAGGCAAGAGCTTTCGCAAGTCCGGTTTGTGCGCGGCGATGGGGATCTGCCTCGCATCGATGGCCCTGCCCGCGCTGGCGGCCAACACCGACGGTTCGCTGTCCGGCCGCGTCGCGGCCGGATCCGAGGTCACCGTGCGCAGCGCCGACACCGGCTTCACCCGCACGGTCAAGGCCGACGCCCAGGGCAATTACCGTTTCCCGTTCCTGCCCATCGGCACTTACGAGCTGCAGGCCAGCAAGGACGGCCAGCGCGTCGGCGAGCCGCTGCAGGTGGTGGTGAGCCTCGGCAACGAGGCCAACGTCAATCTCGGCGGCGCCACCGATCTGGCCGCGGTGCAGGTGATCGGCTCGCGCGTGATCACCCCGGTCGACGTGCGTTCGACCGAATCGGCCACCAACATCACCAAGGCCGAGCTCGAACGCGTGCCGATCGCGCGCGACGCGCAGGCGGTGGCGTTGCTGGCGCCGGGCGTGATCCAGGGCCAGTACGGCGGCGCCTCGTTCGGCGGTTCCTCGGTGTCGGAGAACGCGGTCTACATCAACGGCCTCAACGTCACCGACTTCTACAAGCGGGTCGGCTTCTCAAGCATTCCGTTCGGCTTCTTCAAGGAATTCCAGGTCAAGACCGGCGGCTATTCGGTCGAATTCGGCCGCACCACCGGCGGCGTCATCAACGCCGTGACCCAGTCCGGCGGCAACGAATTCAAGTACGGCGCCGAGCTGGTGTGGGAGCCCAAGTCGCTGCAATCCGGCGGCGACAACCATTACGACCGCAACGGCGATCCGTTCCGCATCGCCAGCCGCGACAAGTACGACCGCACCAACCTCAACGTGCACGCCTCCGGGCCGATCGTGAAGGACAAGCTGTTCTTCTACGCGATGTACGAGTTCCGCGACTACCGGCCCGAGAGCACCAACGATTCGGGCAGCACCTTCTTCAAGGGCAAGGCCGACAAGGGCTTCTGGGGCACCAAGCTGGACTGGCAGATCAACGACAGCCACCTGCTGGAATTCCTGGCGTTCTCCGACAAGAACGAAACCACCACCGACAACTACCAGTACGACTTCGCCCGCGGCACCCGCGGCACCCGCAGCAACACCCAGTACAGCGAGGTCGGCGGCACCAACTGGGCGCTGACCTACACCGGCTACCTGAGCGACAACTTCTCGATGAAGGCGCTGTACGGCGAGAACAAGCGCGACCGCATCGCCAGCAGCCTCAACGACCGCGACTGCGACGCGGTGCAGGACCGGCGCGTGGCCGGCAACCCGCAGATCGGCTGCGTGTCCTCGGCGCAGATCGAGAACGGCGCCGACAAGCGCGAAGCCGCGCGCCTGGACTTCGAATGGCAGCTCGGCGACCACCTGCTGCGCTTCGGCCTGGACCGCGAGGTCAACACCTCCGACAACGAGAGCTTCTATCCCGGCGCCTCGCGCAAGTTCTACCAGATCTACCCGACCGTGCCCGGCACCACCCTGGAGAACGGCGGCGTGGTCCCGGCCGGCGTCAACGCCTACGTGCGCGCGCGCCAGCAGGAGGTCACCGGCACCTTCGAGACGATCAACTCGGCGTACTACATCGAAGACAACTGGCAGATCACCCCGGACCTGATGCTCAACGGCGGCGTGCGCGTGGAAGCCTTCAACAACAAGAACGGCGCCGGCAAGACCTACATCAAGATCGACGACATGATCGCGCCGCGCCTGGGCTTCTCCTGGGATTTCCGCGGCGACGGGCGCTCGAAGGTGTTCGGCAACATCGGCCGCTACTTCCTGCCGATCGTCAACCAGATCAACGTCAAGCAGGCCGGCGCCTTCCTCGACGAGCGCACCTTTTATGCCTTGCAGGGGCTGGAGGCGTTCCAGCGCAACGGCGCGACCTATTACCGGCCGATCCTCGGCGCGCAGATCGGCCCGGTCGACAACAGCCAGGGCGACGGCACCGTGCAGGACCAGCGCAGCAAGGTCGACGGCGATATCGATCCGGTCTACCAGGACGAGGTGATCCTGGGCTATCAGGCGATGTTCGGCGATACCTGGTCGTGGGGCGTGCGCGGCATCTACCGCCGCCTGCACAACGCCATCGACGACATGGAGATCACCTCCAACGGCATCCTGTGCAACGGCGAGCCCGGCGGCATCGGCTATGTGATGGGCAACCCCGGCAAAAAGGTCAAGCTGTACACCGACACCAACTGCGACGGGGTCAAGGACGGCTACGTCGACATCGACACCTCGCGCGCCGGCTGGGCGCTGTACGACGCCGACGGCAATTACGTCGGCGAGCGCGGCTGGGTCAAGCCCAAGCGCACCTATCGCGCGCTGGAGTTCATGCTCGACCGCGCCTGGGACGACAAGTGGATGTTCAACGCCTCGTACACGTGGTCCAAGAGCGAGGGCAACGTCGAGGGGCCGTCGAACTCGGACTTCGGATTCGACAACACCGGCCGCACCGAATCGTTCGACGATCCCTTCGTCAACCTCAACGGCGACGGCCCGCTGCCGAACGACCGCCGCCACCAGATCAAGCTGCGCGGCGCGTATGCGCTCAACGACAACTGGACGGTGGGCGCGACCTTGAACGCCCAGTCCGGGCGTCCGATCAACGCCTTCGGCCTCGGCAATCCGTACGATCCGACCGTCTACCACAGCTTCTACGTGTGCGTGGCCAACTGCACCGCGGAAGACTTCGCCCAGCGCACCTACCAACTGCGCAAGCGCGGCTCCGGCGGGCGCACGCCGTGGACGTTCGATCTCGGCGCGAGCCTCAGCTACCAGCGTTCGCTGGGCGCCGCCGATCTTCGGGTCAAGCTGGCGGTCTACAACCTGCTGAACCGTCAACGCGCGCTGGAAGTCGACGATTCCTACGAAACCGGCGTCGGCGTCGTCAACGAGTTCTATGGCCTGGGCACCGGCTATCAGACGCCGCGCTACGCGCAGCTGACCGTGTCGGTGGATTTCTGA
- a CDS encoding transglutaminase-like domain-containing protein, whose protein sequence is MTDLLFIAPRARAIVSPAGRWRTRALALGLIFALPALVLGLRVSVGPAQAQARAADEAAARALDAVVVSVDAGRFGEARAQIDAALQQRGLRDEARAALEFQRERMRRIRLDFSLDRAQAEQKLRTQIPDLTPAEFDAWDRQGLLESMNIDGEKRYFQRAPSNLFRLSAQALARRRADAKPLSAGPMETLNEHQREVRDAALQRGYGAPRRVRIVQSLSVRADAVPAGKTLRAWLPYPRELPHQQQDIRFLASAPAKHAIAPASTLQRTVYLEQTAQAGKPTRFEVSYELTVYGQYRAIDPDKVVPAPDNAQTRPYLGERAPHIVFTPALRAFSRKVVGDEKNPYRVAQKLYAAVDAIPWAGAREYSTISNISDYALHAGHADCGQQTLLLMALLRLNGIPARWQSGWVFGDDGYTNMHDWAWMYLAPYGWLPVDVTTGRFESPDPQLAGFYLGGLDAYRVAYNDDYGRAFAPAKRFDRSETVDSQRGEVEWEGGNLYFDQWDYDYNAQVLPTE, encoded by the coding sequence GTGACTGACCTGCTGTTTATCGCTCCCCGCGCGAGGGCCATCGTCTCTCCCGCCGGGCGCTGGCGCACGCGTGCGCTCGCGCTCGGCCTGATCTTCGCGCTGCCGGCGCTGGTACTGGGCTTGCGCGTGTCGGTCGGCCCGGCGCAAGCGCAGGCGCGCGCCGCCGACGAAGCCGCCGCGCGCGCGCTCGACGCGGTGGTGGTATCGGTCGACGCCGGCCGTTTCGGCGAAGCGCGCGCGCAAATCGATGCGGCGCTGCAACAGCGCGGCCTGCGCGACGAAGCGCGCGCGGCGCTGGAATTCCAGCGCGAGCGCATGCGCCGCATCCGCCTGGATTTCAGCCTCGATCGCGCCCAGGCGGAGCAGAAGCTGCGCACGCAGATTCCCGATCTGACCCCGGCCGAGTTCGACGCCTGGGACCGCCAGGGCCTGCTCGAATCGATGAACATCGACGGCGAGAAACGCTATTTCCAGCGCGCGCCGTCGAACCTGTTCCGGCTCAGCGCGCAGGCGCTGGCGCGCCGCCGCGCCGATGCCAAACCGCTGAGCGCGGGGCCGATGGAAACGCTCAACGAGCATCAGCGCGAAGTGCGCGACGCCGCGCTGCAACGCGGCTACGGCGCGCCGCGACGGGTGCGCATCGTGCAATCGCTGAGCGTGCGCGCCGACGCGGTGCCGGCCGGCAAGACGCTGCGCGCGTGGCTGCCGTATCCGCGCGAATTGCCGCATCAGCAACAGGACATCCGTTTTCTCGCCAGCGCGCCGGCCAAGCACGCGATCGCGCCGGCGTCGACGCTGCAGCGCACCGTGTATCTCGAACAGACCGCGCAGGCCGGCAAGCCGACCCGGTTCGAAGTCAGCTACGAGCTGACCGTGTACGGCCAGTACCGCGCGATCGATCCGGACAAGGTGGTGCCGGCGCCGGACAACGCGCAGACCCGACCGTACCTGGGCGAGCGCGCGCCGCACATCGTCTTCACTCCGGCGTTGCGCGCGTTCTCGCGCAAGGTCGTCGGCGATGAGAAAAACCCGTACCGGGTCGCGCAGAAGCTCTACGCCGCGGTCGACGCGATCCCGTGGGCCGGCGCGCGCGAGTACTCGACGATCTCCAACATCTCCGATTACGCCCTGCACGCCGGCCACGCCGACTGCGGCCAGCAGACCCTGCTGCTGATGGCGCTGCTGCGCCTCAACGGCATTCCGGCGCGCTGGCAGTCCGGCTGGGTGTTCGGCGACGACGGCTACACCAACATGCACGACTGGGCCTGGATGTATCTGGCCCCGTACGGCTGGCTGCCGGTGGACGTCACCACCGGCCGCTTCGAATCGCCCGATCCGCAGCTGGCCGGCTTCTATCTCGGCGGCCTCGACGCGTACCGGGTGGCTTACAACGACGACTACGGCCGCGCGTTCGCGCCGGCCAAGCGGTTCGATCGTTCCGAGACCGTGGATTCGCAACGCGGCGAGGTCGAGTGGGAAGGGGGAAATCTCTACTTCGACCAGTGGGACTACGACTACAACGCGCAGGTGCTGCCGACGGAGTAA
- a CDS encoding SH3 domain-containing protein — MGTASSRRHPTRRRALARCIAASVLLPGLLALGPLQARDRGIPPTGVIGIEERQLNADYWTRQLAKPDAVILDARAIARQNARLAELDPSVHDIERLPASLSRERVQGWIEAISQPRDEPLFDERGEPVAAAVLQGLDADLALDKIPAQQATRYGMVVRRADLRTFPTRLRVFNSRGDTDIDRYQESALFPGTPVAVAHESRDGRYWFVVSPLYAAWVEKDRIALGDKAPVFAYTRKTPYLVVTGATARSVHTPEQPGVSDVQLEMGVRVPLLADWPADEAVNGQHHYASHVIELPYRAADGTLRFSPALLPRTSDTSSDYLPLTQANLVRQGFKFFGERYGWGHSYNTRDCSGFVSEIYRSFGVQLPRNTRDQAVSPAYNRIDLDETLGHDERLKIVKSLEVGDLIYIPGHVMMVVGHQDGWPYVIHDTTGITFRDRTGDLTRVHLNGVSVTPLVPLLFNKEQPTVDRITSIQRIRP, encoded by the coding sequence ATGGGTACCGCCTCGAGCCGCCGCCATCCCACCCGCCGCCGCGCGCTCGCGCGTTGCATCGCAGCAAGCGTGTTGCTGCCGGGGTTGCTCGCGCTGGGTCCGCTGCAAGCGCGCGACCGCGGCATTCCTCCCACCGGCGTGATCGGCATCGAGGAGAGGCAATTGAACGCCGACTACTGGACCCGGCAACTGGCCAAGCCCGACGCGGTGATCCTGGATGCGCGCGCGATCGCCCGGCAGAACGCGCGGCTGGCCGAACTCGATCCGTCGGTGCACGACATCGAACGCCTGCCGGCCAGCCTGAGCCGCGAACGCGTGCAAGGCTGGATCGAAGCGATTTCGCAGCCGCGCGACGAACCCTTGTTCGACGAACGCGGCGAGCCGGTGGCGGCTGCGGTGCTGCAAGGCCTCGACGCCGATCTGGCGTTGGACAAGATTCCCGCGCAGCAGGCCACCCGCTACGGCATGGTCGTGCGCCGCGCCGACCTGCGCACCTTCCCGACCCGCCTGCGCGTGTTCAATTCGCGCGGCGACACCGACATCGACCGCTACCAGGAGAGCGCGCTGTTCCCGGGCACGCCGGTCGCGGTGGCGCACGAGAGCCGCGACGGCCGCTACTGGTTCGTGGTCAGTCCTTTGTATGCGGCCTGGGTCGAGAAGGACCGGATCGCGCTCGGCGACAAGGCGCCGGTGTTCGCCTACACCCGCAAGACGCCGTATCTGGTCGTGACCGGCGCGACCGCGCGCAGCGTGCACACGCCCGAGCAGCCCGGCGTGTCGGACGTGCAGTTGGAGATGGGCGTGCGCGTGCCGCTGCTGGCCGACTGGCCGGCCGACGAAGCGGTCAACGGCCAGCACCATTACGCTTCGCACGTGATCGAGCTGCCGTACCGCGCTGCCGACGGGACGCTGAGGTTCTCGCCGGCCTTGCTGCCGCGCACTTCGGACACGTCCTCGGACTACCTGCCGCTGACCCAGGCGAATCTGGTCCGCCAGGGCTTCAAGTTCTTCGGCGAACGCTACGGCTGGGGCCATTCCTACAACACCCGCGATTGCAGCGGCTTCGTCTCCGAGATCTACCGCAGCTTCGGCGTGCAGCTGCCGCGCAACACCCGCGACCAGGCGGTCAGCCCGGCCTACAACCGCATCGATCTGGACGAGACGCTCGGCCACGACGAGCGCCTGAAGATCGTCAAGAGCCTGGAAGTCGGCGACCTGATCTACATCCCCGGCCACGTGATGATGGTGGTCGGGCACCAGGACGGCTGGCCGTACGTGATCCACGACACCACCGGCATCACCTTCCGCGACCGCACCGGCGACCTGACCCGGGTCCACCTCAACGGAGTCTCGGTGACGCCGCTGGTGCCGCTGCTGTTCAACAAGGAACAGCCGACGGTGGACCGGATCACCAGCATTCAACGTATTCGTCCATGA
- a CDS encoding DUF6053 domain-containing protein, whose product MSSTVSTVRSAVLNGVLSGTRSMPKRMSVIFMCRWCRGMRRVRVRRGAPWKKVSRSGRGGERRFAAGRFYVGGPSGPALLFRAAATWAERTGPKGPPAKAGRIVAGLMDEYVECW is encoded by the coding sequence ATGTCCTCGACCGTGTCGACCGTGCGCAGCGCGGTCTTGAACGGCGTCTTGAGCGGAACCCGCAGCATGCCGAAACGGATGTCGGTGATCTTCATGTGTCGATGGTGTCGTGGGATGCGTCGTGTTCGGGTGAGGCGCGGGGCGCCATGGAAGAAGGTAAGCCGGTCCGGTCGCGGAGGCGAGCGCCGTTTCGCGGCGGGCCGCTTTTATGTGGGAGGGCCTTCGGGACCGGCGCTTTTGTTCCGGGCCGCGGCGACCTGGGCGGAACGCACCGGACCCAAAGGTCCTCCCGCCAAAGCAGGACGCATCGTGGCCGGGCTCATGGACGAATACGTTGAATGCTGGTGA
- a CDS encoding dipeptide epimerase produces the protein MKITDIRFGMLRVPLKTPFKTALRTVDTVEDIVVTVHTDTGHVGYGEAPATAPITGDTHGSIVEAIRKFISPRLIGQEIANLNRITGLIQGAIEKNSSAKAAVEIAVYDLFGQLYGAPLYKMLGGGDPVITTDLTISVDYIEKMVADSIDAVDRGFESLKIKVGKDIGVDIERVKAIYAAVEGRALLRLDANQGWTAKQAVYALQTLEDAGVRLELVEQPVKAQDLEGLKYVTDRVHTPIMADESVFGPAEVIDLIRMRAADIINIKLMKTGGLSKAIQIADIAAMYGVECMIGCMIETSISVAAAVHLAVAKSNVITKVDLDGPSLCAFNPVDGGVIFNESEITVTDAPGLGIREIRGLEALAAA, from the coding sequence ATGAAGATCACCGACATCCGTTTCGGCATGCTGCGGGTTCCGCTCAAGACGCCGTTCAAGACCGCGCTGCGCACGGTCGACACGGTCGAGGACATCGTCGTCACCGTCCACACCGACACCGGCCACGTCGGCTACGGCGAAGCGCCGGCGACCGCGCCGATCACCGGCGACACCCACGGTTCCATCGTCGAGGCGATCCGCAAGTTCATCTCGCCGCGCCTGATCGGCCAGGAGATCGCCAACCTCAACCGCATCACCGGGCTGATCCAGGGCGCGATCGAGAAGAACTCCAGCGCCAAGGCGGCGGTCGAGATCGCGGTCTACGACCTGTTCGGCCAGCTCTACGGCGCGCCGCTGTACAAGATGCTCGGCGGCGGCGACCCGGTCATCACCACCGACCTGACGATTTCGGTCGACTACATCGAGAAGATGGTCGCCGACTCGATCGACGCGGTCGACCGCGGCTTCGAATCGCTGAAGATCAAGGTCGGCAAGGACATCGGCGTCGACATCGAGCGGGTCAAGGCGATCTACGCCGCTGTCGAGGGCCGCGCCCTGCTGCGCCTGGACGCGAACCAGGGTTGGACCGCCAAGCAGGCGGTGTACGCCCTGCAGACGCTGGAAGACGCCGGCGTGCGCCTGGAACTGGTCGAGCAGCCGGTCAAGGCGCAGGACCTGGAAGGGCTCAAATACGTCACCGACCGCGTCCACACCCCGATCATGGCCGACGAAAGCGTGTTCGGCCCGGCCGAGGTGATCGACCTGATCCGGATGCGCGCGGCCGACATCATCAACATCAAGCTGATGAAGACCGGCGGCTTGTCCAAGGCGATCCAGATCGCCGACATCGCCGCGATGTACGGGGTCGAATGCATGATCGGCTGCATGATCGAGACCTCGATCTCGGTCGCCGCGGCGGTGCACCTGGCGGTGGCCAAGTCCAACGTCATCACCAAGGTCGACCTCGACGGCCCGTCGCTGTGCGCGTTCAATCCCGTCGACGGCGGGGTGATCTTCAACGAATCGGAGATCACCGTCACCGATGCGCCGGGCCTGGGCATCCGCGAGATCCGCGGTCTGGAAGCGCTGGCCGCCGCCTGA
- a CDS encoding MurR/RpiR family transcriptional regulator → MSPLLKIRSERDQMSAIERRIADYLLENAHLLRDYSSQQLANALGISQSSVVKFSQKLGFKGYPDLKYSIGEAIARGDRHDDHGDAQAAPADPNLALAERLWHGKARAEEETRLINPPERIEAIAELIQHARRVYVIGLGEDGIAARALSMKLAMIGILSVHHFDPVLMAASTASAGPDDVLLVLSEQGKLTALCHLARTFGESGGSVVSATRHTPNPLRAHADHALLVSAHDERAHMEPLLYHSALQHLMDLIFVLLCERGQDRLRQLDNHAERVQDMLDI, encoded by the coding sequence ATGTCGCCCCTGCTCAAGATCCGCTCAGAACGCGACCAGATGTCGGCGATCGAACGCCGCATCGCCGACTACCTGCTGGAGAACGCGCACCTGCTGCGCGACTATTCTTCGCAACAGCTGGCCAACGCGCTCGGGATCAGCCAGTCCAGCGTGGTCAAGTTCAGCCAGAAGCTCGGCTTCAAGGGCTATCCGGACCTGAAGTACTCGATCGGCGAAGCGATCGCGCGCGGCGACCGCCACGACGACCACGGCGACGCCCAGGCCGCGCCGGCCGACCCCAACCTGGCCCTGGCCGAGCGGCTGTGGCACGGCAAGGCCCGCGCCGAGGAAGAAACCCGGCTGATCAACCCGCCCGAGCGCATCGAGGCCATCGCCGAGCTGATCCAGCACGCGCGCCGGGTCTACGTGATCGGGCTCGGGGAAGACGGCATCGCCGCGCGCGCGCTGTCGATGAAGCTGGCGATGATCGGCATCCTCAGCGTGCACCATTTCGACCCGGTGCTGATGGCCGCCAGCACCGCCAGCGCCGGCCCCGACGACGTGCTGCTGGTGCTGTCCGAACAGGGCAAGCTGACCGCGCTGTGCCACCTCGCCCGCACCTTCGGCGAGAGCGGCGGCAGCGTGGTCTCGGCGACCCGCCACACCCCCAACCCGCTGCGCGCGCACGCCGACCACGCCTTGCTGGTGTCGGCGCACGACGAGCGCGCGCACATGGAGCCGCTGCTGTACCACAGCGCGCTGCAGCACCTGATGGACCTGATCTTCGTGCTGCTGTGCGAGCGCGGCCAGGACCGTCTGCGCCAGCTCGACAACCATGCCGAGCGGGTGCAGGACATGCTCGATATCTGA